The following are encoded in a window of Gramella sp. MT6 genomic DNA:
- a CDS encoding ferredoxin--NADP reductase: MSKFYPLKIKEIIRETSQAVSLSFEIPENLKEEFSFSAGQYITIRTKADGEEIRRAYSLCSAPNSDEFKVTVKEVKGGRFSVIANNKLVAGDILEVHPPEGKFVFEPGDKRQNYAAFAAGSGITPVLSIIKSVLRDEAHSKFVLTYGNKSIDDTIFFKELLELQAEFPHRLFVEFIYSRTREDDAHFGRIETSTVNYVLKNKFKDHPFDKFYLCGPEAMINHVSEVLLNNGVKKEQILFELFTTTDEEKEIQGDTDGATAVTITVDDEEFTFSMDRKSVVLDVALENDIDVPYSCQGGICSSCMARITEGKAEMSKNQILTDEEIEEGFVLTCQAHPTTPTLKVDFDDV; the protein is encoded by the coding sequence ATGAGCAAGTTCTATCCGCTAAAAATAAAGGAAATAATTCGCGAAACGTCACAGGCGGTAAGTTTATCTTTTGAGATCCCAGAAAACTTAAAAGAGGAATTCAGTTTCTCTGCTGGACAGTATATTACTATAAGAACCAAAGCTGATGGGGAGGAGATCCGCCGGGCTTATTCACTTTGTTCTGCGCCAAATTCAGATGAATTCAAAGTTACGGTTAAGGAAGTAAAAGGCGGTCGTTTTTCTGTAATTGCCAATAATAAACTTGTTGCCGGTGATATCTTAGAAGTTCATCCTCCAGAAGGAAAGTTTGTTTTTGAACCTGGTGACAAAAGACAAAATTACGCAGCTTTTGCTGCCGGAAGTGGGATAACTCCTGTACTTTCAATTATTAAATCTGTTCTTAGAGATGAAGCACATAGTAAATTTGTGCTTACCTACGGAAATAAATCTATAGACGATACGATCTTCTTTAAAGAGCTGCTTGAGCTCCAGGCTGAATTCCCACATAGATTATTCGTAGAGTTCATTTACAGCAGAACCAGAGAAGATGATGCTCATTTTGGAAGGATCGAGACCAGTACAGTAAACTATGTCTTAAAGAACAAGTTCAAAGACCATCCATTTGATAAATTTTACCTGTGTGGACCAGAAGCTATGATCAACCACGTATCTGAGGTTCTTCTAAATAATGGAGTAAAAAAGGAACAGATCCTGTTCGAGCTTTTCACCACTACAGACGAGGAAAAAGAAATTCAAGGAGATACAGATGGAGCGACCGCAGTAACTATCACGGTTGATGACGAAGAATTTACTTTTTCTATGGATAGAAAATCTGTGGTTCTTGATGTGGCTCTTGAAAATGACATCGATGTTCCTTATTCCTGCCAGGGTGGGATTTGCAGTAGTTGTATGGCCAGAATTACTGAAGGTAAGGCCGAAATGAGTAAAAACCAGATCTTAACAGATGAGGAGATCGAAGAAGGTTTTGTTCTAACCTGCCAGGCACATCCAACCACACCTACGCTGAAGGTGGATTTTGATGATGTATAA